A window of Dorea formicigenerans contains these coding sequences:
- a CDS encoding rhodanese-like domain-containing protein, producing the protein MKKRVVTLLLVAAMTGSMVVGCGSNSSSDTKSETKTESTDTKTEEKKELADDEYQYVSAEDTAKADGVHVLDVREWDNYVTGRVKNSEWCPIFPLEDDSLVDAMTDYAKENLNDGKDIYIICNSGKRGAEKATGVLRDAGIESTSIYTVEGGAKALADVSGALTTDRTEENIDWQYVSGKDAVAAVDDKDVQILDVRDDDTYKAGHLKGSFQCGLKEIESADAQTAMYKLATEKMDSSKKVYLLCYSGNKCAKTGISILKDAGFDLDNLYIIENGAKDGDVSAAFVTE; encoded by the coding sequence ATGAAAAAGAGAGTCGTAACATTATTATTAGTAGCAGCAATGACAGGATCTATGGTTGTAGGATGCGGATCAAACTCCAGTTCTGACACAAAATCTGAGACAAAGACAGAGTCTACAGATACAAAAACAGAGGAGAAAAAAGAGTTGGCAGACGATGAGTATCAGTATGTATCTGCTGAGGATACAGCGAAAGCTGACGGAGTTCACGTACTCGATGTAAGAGAGTGGGATAACTATGTGACTGGAAGAGTTAAGAATTCTGAGTGGTGCCCAATCTTCCCATTAGAGGATGATTCCTTAGTTGACGCTATGACAGATTACGCAAAAGAGAACCTGAACGATGGAAAAGATATCTACATCATCTGTAACAGTGGTAAGCGTGGAGCTGAAAAAGCAACAGGTGTATTAAGAGATGCAGGAATCGAGTCAACATCTATCTACACAGTAGAGGGTGGAGCAAAAGCACTTGCTGACGTAAGCGGAGCTCTTACAACAGACCGTACAGAAGAGAACATCGACTGGCAGTATGTATCTGGAAAAGATGCAGTTGCAGCAGTAGATGACAAAGATGTTCAGATTCTGGATGTTCGTGATGATGATACATACAAAGCAGGACACTTAAAAGGATCTTTCCAGTGCGGATTAAAAGAGATTGAAAGTGCAGATGCTCAGACAGCTATGTACAAACTGGCAACAGAGAAGATGGATTCTTCCAAGAAAGTATATCTTCTTTGCTACAGCGGAAACAAGTGTGCTAAGACAGGAATCTCTATCCTGAAAGACGCTGGCTTTGATTTAGATAACCTTTACATCATTGAGAATGGTGCAAAAGACGGGGACGTATCTGCTGCATTCGTGACAGAGTAA
- a CDS encoding TVP38/TMEM64 family protein, producing MKEKKNWLGKVVLLIAVIAAVAVYFLVPGVNKMMNKVFAMFASGDFTVVRDFVASYGAYAAVISFLLMIFQSIAAPLPAFLLTFSNANLFGWWQGAILSWTSAMAGAAVCFYIARILGRDVAEKLTSKSGLAQIDTFFERYGKNTILICRLLPFISFDIVSYAAGLTSMSFMSFFIATGIGQLPATIVYSYVGGMLTGGAKLFVTALMILFALSALIFMLRKIYMDRQSKKEKGRI from the coding sequence ATGAAAGAGAAAAAGAACTGGCTGGGGAAAGTTGTATTATTAATCGCAGTGATTGCAGCAGTCGCTGTGTATTTTTTAGTCCCAGGTGTCAATAAAATGATGAACAAGGTATTTGCCATGTTTGCAAGCGGAGACTTTACGGTTGTACGTGATTTTGTGGCATCTTATGGAGCATATGCGGCTGTAATCTCATTTTTACTGATGATCTTTCAGTCCATTGCAGCACCGCTTCCGGCATTTTTGCTCACATTCTCAAATGCGAATCTGTTTGGATGGTGGCAGGGAGCAATCCTTTCCTGGACAAGTGCTATGGCAGGAGCGGCTGTATGTTTCTACATTGCAAGAATTCTGGGACGTGATGTGGCAGAGAAACTTACAAGCAAGAGCGGACTGGCTCAGATTGATACATTTTTTGAACGATATGGAAAGAATACAATCCTGATCTGCCGTCTGCTTCCATTTATTTCGTTCGATATTGTAAGTTATGCGGCAGGACTGACATCTATGTCATTTATGTCATTCTTTATTGCAACAGGAATCGGACAGCTTCCGGCAACAATTGTGTACTCTTACGTTGGCGGCATGTTGACCGGCGGTGCAAAGTTATTTGTGACCGCGCTTATGATTTTGTTTGCCCTCTCGGCACTGATCTTTATGCTGAGAAAAATATATATGGACCGGCAGTCCAAAAAAGAAAAAGGGAGGATATGA
- a CDS encoding sirohydrochlorin cobaltochelatase: MKKKLVVVLLTAAMSMSLLAGCGGNSGSSDAKSDAKTEDTKEDSNQVAADKVAKLIDDIYVQERTDKTDEQCKEAKEAWDALTDAQKELVEGENADPDYFGRDTGDASKDDPLNQDEIGENELLVVSFGTSFNDSRAKDIGGIEKALQAANPDWSVRRAFTAQIIINHVQARDDEKIDNMEQALERAVDNGVKNLVVQPTHLMHGAEYDELSETVGKYKDKFESVKIAEPLLGEVGADATVINADKEAVAKAITDEAVKTANYDSIDAAAEDGTAFVFMGHGTSHVANVSYDQMQTQMEQLGYKNVFIGTVEGEPEDTECQAVIEKIKEAGYKKVILRPLMVVAGDHANNDMAGDDDDSWKSQFEASKAFDSVESQIAGLGEIDAIQQIYVAHTKAAIEAK, from the coding sequence ATGAAGAAAAAATTGGTAGTCGTATTACTTACTGCAGCTATGAGTATGTCTCTGCTTGCAGGATGTGGAGGAAATTCAGGAAGTTCTGACGCAAAGAGTGATGCAAAGACAGAGGATACGAAGGAGGACAGCAATCAGGTGGCAGCAGACAAGGTGGCAAAACTGATTGATGATATCTATGTTCAGGAGAGAACTGACAAGACAGATGAACAGTGCAAAGAAGCTAAGGAAGCCTGGGACGCATTAACAGATGCCCAAAAAGAATTAGTAGAAGGTGAGAACGCAGATCCTGATTACTTCGGAAGAGATACAGGTGACGCTTCGAAAGATGATCCGTTAAATCAGGACGAGATTGGTGAGAATGAACTTCTTGTTGTAAGTTTCGGTACATCATTCAATGACAGCCGCGCAAAAGACATCGGTGGAATTGAGAAAGCACTTCAGGCTGCTAATCCAGACTGGTCAGTAAGAAGAGCATTTACAGCTCAGATCATCATCAATCACGTACAGGCCCGTGATGATGAGAAGATTGACAACATGGAGCAGGCACTGGAGCGTGCAGTAGACAATGGAGTTAAAAACCTTGTTGTTCAGCCGACACATCTGATGCATGGTGCAGAGTATGATGAGTTATCAGAGACAGTGGGAAAATATAAAGATAAATTTGAATCTGTAAAGATTGCTGAGCCGCTTCTCGGCGAAGTTGGAGCAGATGCAACAGTTATCAATGCAGACAAAGAAGCAGTTGCAAAAGCAATCACAGACGAAGCAGTTAAGACAGCAAACTATGACAGCATTGATGCAGCAGCCGAAGATGGAACCGCATTTGTATTCATGGGACATGGAACTTCACACGTTGCAAATGTAAGTTATGATCAGATGCAGACACAGATGGAGCAGCTTGGATATAAGAATGTATTTATCGGAACTGTAGAAGGTGAGCCGGAAGATACAGAGTGTCAGGCAGTCATTGAGAAAATCAAAGAGGCCGGATATAAGAAAGTAATCCTTCGTCCACTGATGGTTGTTGCAGGAGATCATGCGAACAATGATATGGCAGGAGACGATGATGATTCATGGAAGAGCCAGTTTGAAGCGTCAAAAGCATTTGACAGTGTAGAATCACAGATTGCAGGTCTTGGAGAGATTGATGCAATTCAGCAGATTTATGTAGCACATACAAAAGCTGCAATTGAAGCTAAATAG
- a CDS encoding arsenosugar biosynthesis-associated peroxidase-like protein, with the protein MDTYYNPEDLAKFGTIGEKAPELAEKFFSYYNAVFEEGALTAREKSLIALAVAHTVQCPYCIDAYTNDCLNKGVTEEQMTEAVHVAAAIRGGASLVHGVQMKNIVKKLEF; encoded by the coding sequence ATGGATACTTACTACAATCCGGAAGATCTGGCGAAGTTTGGAACCATTGGGGAAAAAGCACCGGAGTTAGCAGAGAAGTTCTTCAGCTACTATAATGCAGTGTTTGAAGAAGGTGCACTGACAGCAAGAGAGAAATCTCTCATTGCACTAGCTGTGGCACACACGGTACAGTGCCCATACTGTATTGATGCTTATACCAATGACTGTCTGAATAAGGGAGTAACAGAAGAGCAGATGACAGAGGCTGTCCATGTGGCAGCAGCAATCCGTGGCGGTGCAAGTCTGGTTCACGGTGTACAGATGAAAAACATCGTAAAGAAATTAGAGTTCTAA